The following DNA comes from Azospirillum sp. TSA2s.
GCGCGGCAGTAGCGGTTGAAGCGGTGCGACAGCGCCATGCTGTTGGCGACGATCACTCGGCAATAGCCGGCGCGCGACGAGGCTCCGCCCTCCTTCGCCTGCCAGCGTTCGGTGGTCAGTCCGCTGTCCATCACCGGGGTGACCAGCCAGTCGACCATCATGCCCGAGGCGATCCAGGCGCTCGGCTCCGTCCGCCCCAGATCCTCGCAGATGGCGACGGCGAGCCGGCCGAGGTCGGGCAGTTCGAACAGGGTGAAGCGGTCGCCGGTCTCGATGTCCTCGCGGGCGCAGTCCAGCAGCCGGCCATTGCGGTCGCGCAGGTCGTAGGAGCGGCATTGGTCGCTGTCGAGGTCCCAGCAATGCAGCTTGGTCTGGTCGGCGACCACCCGGCCGCAGCGGTCGAGCAGGATCGCACGATTGCGCGGCCGGCCCTCCCCCTCCTCTTTCACGCCCAGCAGGGCATAGCGGATCGGCCCGTCCACCGCCTGGGCGCGCAGTGCCTGCCGGATCGCAGCCAGCGAGTCGGAATGGACCGAGGCCTCCGGGAACAGCACGAAATTGGCGCCCTGCTGCGCCAGCCCGGCGATGGCGTCGGCGGCGCGGCGGCCAAGCTCGCGCGGGGCGGGATCGTACCAGTCCTCGCCGTCGCGGCGGAACTGGTGGATGGCAAGGTCTTCCTCCGCCTCGGCCAGCGGAACAACGCCGACGATGGGCGTCCAGGCGGGATCGCTGGGGTCCTGATCGGACACCGCGACGATGCGCCGGTACTCCACCGCGATGCGCCGTTTCGGATCGCCCTCGCGCTCCGCCTCGATGGTCAGGCTGGGCGGCACCGCCAGCAGGTTGGTGAACAGATCGACGGGATCGAACGCCTCGGAATCCGCGCCCGGTGAAAGGGCGTTGGGCGGCGCCGTTTCGCGGATGTTCATCGCCCGGGCGAACAGGCCGGGCCGCAGGATCAGCTGCCCGTCGGCGGCATCGGCATTGAACCGCCCGTCACGGTTCAGGCGGCGGCGCGCCTCCAGCCGCTCGGCCGGAAGCGGGTGGTCGCTCCTGATGTCGTAACGGGAGGCCAGCGGCGCGAACCAAGCGTCGATGGCCTGCGCCGCCGCCAGCATCCGGTCGAGGTTCGATCCGGCCCACTCCGCCAACACCCGGACCCCGTTCCGCAGGCGCTCCGCCGCCTCGTTGGCCAACCGGCCAGCCCGGTCGTGGTCCGCCTCCAGCGCTTCGGCGAGAATGCGGACCTCGTCGCGGCGCTCCTGCAACTGGCGCCACAGACTCATGAACAGGTCGGCCGGATGCATGCGTCAGGAGGCGCCGGTTTGGCCGGTCGCCGGCTGGAACTGCAGGATCTTCGGCGTCCGCATGTCCTCGGCGATCGGGGCGTCGCTGGCCGCACCGCGCATGGCGGAGACGGGGCGGGGGAAGCCGCTGCGGCCGCTGTAATCCGGCACCGGCAGGCTGCGGTAATGCGCCTCCTCCTGGTGCAGCTTCTGGGCGCAGACGATGTCCACCGCCGTCGTCGCCAGCACGGCGCCGAAGGCGATGCCGGCATTCCCGGCGCGCGGATTGTCCCGCATACCCTCCGCCAGCGTCGCCATGTCGACGGCATCGCCGGCGATGCGGCCCCAGATCCAGGGCTTGGGATCGCCGAGAGCCAGCAGGCCGACGCCGGTGGTGATCTCCCGTACGCCATAGGCGCGGATCAGGTTGGTCTTGTCCTCCATCCCCATCCAGCGGGCGATGGTTCGGCCGGCCATCAGCTCGGCGACGCCGAGGCCGATGCTGAACCAGCCCAGCCCGCGGGCGAGGTTGTCTCCGGCCGAGGAGCGGTTGTAATAGGCCATCTCTGCACCTCAGGGCTTGAGGACCACCTTGATGCAGCCGTCCCGCTTGTCGCGGAAGGTCTTGTACATCTCGGGTCCCTGATCGAGCGGAACGGTGTGGGTGATGACGAAGGACGGGTCGATCTGCCCTTCCTGGATCCGGTTCAGCAAATCGTCGGTCCAGCGGTTGACGTGGGTCTGGCCCATGCGCCAGGTCAGTCCCTTGTTCATCGCCATGCCGAATGGCATCTTGTCGATCAGCCCGCCATAGACGCCGGGGATCGACAGCGTGCCGGCCGGGCGGCAGACATAGATCATCTCGCGCAGCACATGGGCGCGGTCCGATTCCAGCATCAGCGCCTGCTTGGCGCGGTCGTACATCGAATCGAGCGTGGCGGTGGCGTGCGCCTCCATGCCGACGGCGTCGATGCATTTCTCCGGACCCTTGCCGCCGGTCAGCTCGTTCAGCCGCTCGACGACGCTCTCCTCCTCGAAGTTGATGGTGATGGCGCCGCCCGCCTTGGCCATCGCCAGCCGTTCCGGCACGCGGTCGATGGCGATCACCTGCTTGGCGCCCAAGAGGATGGCGCTGCGGATCGTCATCTGCCCGACCGGGCCGCAGCCCCAGATCGCCACGGTGTCGGTCGGCTGGATGTCGCACTGGGCGGCGGCCTGCCAGCCGGTGGGGAAGATGTCGCCCAGGAACAGAACCTGCTCGTCGGTCAGGCCGCTGGGGACCTTGATGTGGGTGCGGTCGGCCATCGGCACCCGCACATATTCGGCCTGCCCGCCGGCATAGCCGCCGGTCAGGTGGGTGTAGCCGAACAGCCCGGCGGTGGTGTGGCCGAACAGCTTGTCGGCCAGCGCCTTGTTGCGGTTGGAGCGCTCGCAGACCGAATAGTTGCCGCGCTTGCACTGGTCGCATTCGCCGCACCAGATGGTGAAGGGCACCACCACCCGCTCGCCGACCTTCAGCGCGCTCTTGGCGTCGGATCCCACCTCGACGACTTCGCCCATGAATTCATGGCCGACGATGTCGCCCTTCTCCATGCCCGGCATGAAATTGTCGTGCAGGTGGAGGTCGGAGCCGCAGATGGCGCAGGTCGTCACCTTGACGATGGCGTCGCGCGGATGCTCGATCTCCGGATCCGGGACCGTATCGCAGCGGATGTCGTTGGCGCCGTGCCAGACCAGTGCTCTCATCGATATCTCCCCGACTCATGCCTTCGTTTGGGTCGCGTTCAGCAACAGGACCGGCGGCCGGAGCGTTCCGGTGCCGGCCCTTTACCGAAAGGCGATGGTCAGAGGATCAGTGCCTTTTCGCGGGCGACGCCGCCGGACATGATGGCGGTCTGGCCGTCGTCCAGGCTGTTGCGCAGGGCGGGGAAGTCGATCTCCTCCTCCTGGCGGATATGGCCGTCGACGATGCGTTTCAGGTCCAGCGCCACGGCCAGCCAGCGCGGATCGTCCTTCGGCGTCTGTTCCAGGTCGAACAGGTGCATCTTCATCTCGGCATGCTCGCCGTAGAGATGCTTGGCGTCCTCCTCCTTCCGCGCCTGGTCGTGCAGAAGCGGATAGACGACGTCCTCCTCCGCCATGGCATGGGCGGCCAGCCGGCGCTTCAGGCGAAGCAACAGCTGGGTGCGGCGGCCCGGCGCGTCCATCGGGGTCTGCACCATCTCCACCAGCAGCGACTGGATGTGGCGGTGGTCGTCGACCAGCGCGTCGATGCCGTCGCGCCCTGCGGCATGGCGGGCGGTGCCGGCCAGCTGCGCCACCACCGGCGGCAGCAGCCGGCTCGCCACCAGCGCCAGCGCCGCCCCGCCGGCCATCATCGCCAGCCCGCGCGCCGACAGCCAGCCCGTATCGTCTCCGTGCGAATAGCCTGCTCCCGAATACCGTGCCATGACGGGGCTCCTTCCTGCCGGTTGGGTGATCTGGCTCACCAACAGGCGCGCAAGGTCCGGCGTTCCGGCAGGCGTTCCGCTGACCCTCAGCCCGCGGGCAGGGGCGGGGCGGACGACGGTTGCCGCGCCGCCCGCGGCGTGTCCGCGGTCGTCACCAGCAGGTGGAGCAGCAGCAGGGCGGTGAAGAACAGGTAGGATTGCAGGACGTTGAGCGGGGTATCGGCAAGCTCGTTCAGAGGGTGGAAGAAGTCGTTGCCCACGATCGCGAATCCGATGCCCAGCAGCAGCAGTTTGCCGAGGCCGCGGCGCCGGTCCCGGGCGGCGAGGTCGATCAGGACGAACAGCAGATAGGCGCAGACCGGCAGCAGCACGCCGTAATGCGGGATCCAGGCGATCGGCGTGCCGATCGTGAAGCAGGTGCCGGCCACCAGGAAGGAGGCGATGGGCAGCCGCCGGTTGCTCCCGTTACTGGCCCCATTGCCGCCGCCCGCCCCGTCCCTGATCCGCCACAGCAGGCCGAACAGGACGAACAGGATGCCGGAGACCAGCGTCGCGCCATGGACGAGCGCATTGTAGGCCGGGAAGGCGCTGCCCCGCCATTCGGCCTCGCCGTTGGTGTTCAACAGCAGGTTGGGACCGTTCTGCAGCAGGCGGTGCAGAAGCCCGTTCAAGGTCTGGTTGGCATAATAGCTTTCGCCATGCTGGCCCAGGAACGACAGCACGTCGAGGTAATGCAACGACGGGCCGAAGCCGTAGAGGGCGCTGGCGGCGGCGAAGCCGGGAATCACCACCGCCGCCCAGCCGATGGCGAACCCCCATTCCCGGCGCAGCAGCGCCCAGATCAGGAAGAGCGACATCTGCGGCTTGATCAGAGTCGATGCGCCGAGCATCACGCCGGCGAGCGTCCGCTGGTCGCGCACGTAGAACAGGGTGGCGAAGACGAAGGCGGCGTTCAGCCACACCTGCATCTGGCCGACGGCGAACGCCTTGACGATCGGGAAGAAGCACAGCGTCGCCACCGCGCCGAGTGCCGCGAGCGTCAGCCGGCTGACCCCGTTGCGCAGGGTGTGGTCGAAGCCCATGCGTTCCGCCAGTTCGCGCATCAGCAGCGCCATGCCGCCGGCGGTGGCGACGACCATCAGCAGGTTGATCAGGGCATAGATCCGCAGATGGAGCAGGCCGACCGCCGACATCGCCTCCAGCACCAGCAGCGAGGTCAGCGGATATTGGAACTTCACATGCTTGGTGAAGAAGATGGCGTCGTAGACGTTGCCCTGCCCATTTTCATGCAGCCAGGTGAAGGCCGTCATCATGGGTTCCCAGGAATCGAGCGGCAGGTGTTCCGGCGACAGGCCGAGGATCAGGAGCAGGACGTCCCAGACCGTGGTGTCGAGCCCGGCATCCAGAAAGGGCCTGAGAACGACGCCGAGCAGCGTGTCGACACTGAGAACGAACAGAAACGCGACGGACAGCATCCAGGCGGCGAAGCGGTGGTTGCCGATGACGCCAACCGCCGCACCGCCACCATTGCCCAACGGCCCGTCCAATGATCCGTCTGCCGCGTTTGCGAATTCCTTCGAGTCCATCGGCGACCACTCCCTGGCGTTGTGCCCGGCTTCAACTGCCGGCAGGTCCGCGAAACTATGCCAGAGCACTGCGGATGGGGAATGTGCCCCGCCCGTGCCGGATGGGAGTAATGCCATTAAACGCCAGGCACCCGCGGCGGTAGCAAGCTACCCCGCCGCGGCGGCGCCGGCGCGTTCGGAGGAAGAAAGAAGGGGCGGGAAGCAGGGGGCCTCGCGCGGAATCGCTCAGCCCGGCTTCCCCGCCTCGCGGTTGCGCGGCCGCTTGCCGGCGTCCTCCTTCGGGGTCGGCGGGGCGGCGTGCTGGTCGGGCAGGTCGCGGCGCTGGCCGGTGCCCTCGCCGACGGTAACGGTGGTCGACGGCCCGCCGCCGACGGTGTGCGGCAGGTCGTCGGAACTGCCGGTGCCGACGCCCATGCCCTGGCCGGCGCGGCCGGGAGTGACCGGTCCGCCACCCTGGGCGCCCGGATTGGGGCTGTCGGCGTTGGAGATTTGGCGGTCCTGATCCTGATTCCTGGACTTGTCCATCTGGTTCTCCCGGTTTCGGTTGCCCTTCGGCCAACATCCCGTCCCGGCCGGAGTTCCGGCACGTGCCAGACGGGCAGGGACCGGAACGCCCGCATGCCGCCACGGTTTTCTGTCGGCGGCGGTCATGGCGACGACGGAACCGCCGCCGCAGACCACGGAGACACCATGTCGGCACAACGCCCGCCCACCTATCCGCCGCCCCAGACCGCCGGTCTCAGCGCGGTGCTGGAGCGCAACATCCAGGCGCTGCAGGCCCGCCGCAAACGGGAGGAGGTGGAGGCGACGCTGCAGGACCGCATCGCCGATACCGTCACCCGCTTCACCGGCAGCATGCGCTTCGTCTATCTGCACCTGATCCTGTTCGGTGGCTGGATCCTGATCAATCTGGGTTGGCTGCCCATCGTCAAGCCGTGGGATCCGTCCTTCGTCGTGCTGGCGATGATCGCGTCGGTGGAGGCGATCTTCCTCTCCACCTTCGTCCTCATCAGCCAGAACCGCATGGCCGCGGTTTCCGACAAGCGCGCCGACCTCGACCTGCAGATCAGCCTGCTGGCCGAGCATGAGGTGACGAAGCTGGTCACGCTGGTTTCCGCCATCGCCGACCATCTGGGGGTGGAGACGGAGGTTGACGCCGAACTGGACGTCATCCGGCAGGATGTCGCCCCCGATGCCGTGCTGGACGAAATCGAAGCGACCCAGGCAAAGAACAAACAGGAGTGAATCGCCGGCCGGCGCCCGTCTTCCGGCAACCCACCGTTGCCGAACGCATGGAGGTTATGCGTCCAGGGAATCCCTCCGTTCTACTTGGATTATTGTTCTGGAACCGGAGAGTATTCTAAGGTCAGGCTACCCCCAATTTCGGGTTCGGCCAGACGCCGTCCCGACAGAGACCAGCTTCAGGCCCCGGTGACCCGACGGTGATGGCGTCCTCTCACATAATCGTCGGTGGCGCCACCTGGTTCTACCTGTCGAGCCGGTACGGGATGACCTTCGATGCGGTCGCCTTCGGCGCGACGATTCTGGGGGCGCTGGCGCCGGACATCGACCATCCGAAATCGACGCTTGGGCAGATGGTCAAACCGCTGTCCACCGCGATCTCCAACATCTTCGGCCATCGCGGCGTCACCCATTCGGCGCTGGCCATCGCCGGCTGCCTGTGGGTCCTGCACGAACATGCCGCCTACCAGCGCCTGCTGATCCCCTTCATCGTCGGCTATCTCACCCATCTGGCCGGCGACCTGCTGACCCCGGCCGGGCTGCCGCTGCTGTGGCCGATCAAGCGGCGGCGCAACTTCGCCCTGCCGATCCTGAAGACCGGCGGTTTTTCCGAACAATTGGCGGTGACGCTGATGGCGGGCTGGATGATCTCCGGCCTGTTCGCCAACGGCTGGCCGGAATTCCCGCTGCAACGGCCTTGGCGCTCTGTCGTTGCAGCGGCACAGACCTATCTGGGGGAGAGCGGCATGGAGAAGGCCGCGCCGCCGATCCCCGTGCGCAAGCCGCCGGAAACCAGCCGGCCCAAGCCGCTGAAGGGCTGACTCCCGGCCGTTCGGGCGCTCTGCCCGTCATCCCGTCGAATCTGCGAAATCAAGCCTGACGTCCTCCCTGCATCATCGGCAACAGGGCTATATTGCCAACTTTTGTTCGGCAATAACGAACGCGTCTGCCACATGCCCTCAAAAACCGGTCAGATGTTCTGAGATTTGATCAAGACGCTTGTGGTTCATTCTGATATGTCGGGATTATACAGAATTTAAATCGGCAGAACGGCTTAAATACCAGTTGGAAAGGATCCCGGAAAATCGGTTAGCCTGACAGGCATCGGATCGGCCTCCGCAACCCGTCGGACAGGTGCCGCTCCACGCCCCCCGACCAGAGCCAGCCACGCGATGAACCAGATGATCGACCCGAGCGCCGCCCCCGCCTCCGAGCCGTCCTTCTCCAGCAAGGCCCTTTCCAGTGGAACCGGTCCCTTCGCCGCCTTCGCCCCCGTCGTTCGTCCGGCCAGCCCGCTGCGTCAGGCGATCACCGCCGCCTATCGCCGGCCGGAGCCGGACTGCGTGGCGTGGCTGGTGGATCAGGCGGCGCTGCCGGCCGAGGTGACCAATGCTGCGGCCCAGACCGCGCGCTCGCTGATCGCCGCGCTGCGCGCCAAGCCGCAGGGGCGCGGGGTGGAGGGGCTGATCCACGAATACAGCCTGTCCAGCCAGGAGGGCGTGGCGCTGATGTGTCTGGCGGAGGCGCTGCTGCGCATCCCCGACCGCGCCACCCGCGACGCGCTGATCCGCGACAAGATCGCCGGCGGCGACTGGCGCGCCCATCTCGGCAACAGCCCGTCGCTGTTCGTCAACGCCGCGACCTGGGGGCTGCTGGTCACCGGCAAGGTCACGGGGGTTCTGGGCGACGGCTTCGGCGGCGAGCAGGCGTTGTCCTCGGCGCTGACCAAGCTGATCCTGCGCGGCGGCGAGCCGCTGATTCGCCGTGGTGTCGACATGGCCATGCGGATGATGGGCGAGCAGTTCGTCACCGGCCAGACCATCGACGAGGCGCTGTCCAACAGCCGCAAGATGGAGGCCGAGGGCTTCCGCTATTCCTACGACATGCTGGGGGAGGCGGCGACCACCGCCGCCGACGCCGACCGTTATTACGCCGATTACGAGACGGCGATCCACGCCATCGGCAAGGCCTCGGCCGGGCGCGGCATCTATGACGGCCCCGGCATCTCGATCAAGCTGTCGGCCCTGCACCCGCGTTATTCGCGCGCCCAGGCGGACCGCGTGATGGCCGAACTTCTGCCGCGCGTCACCAAGCTGGCCCGGTTGGCCCGCAGCTACGACATCGGCCTGAACATCGACGCCGAGGAGGCCGACCGGCTGGAGCTGTCGCTCGATCTGCTGGAAGCGCTCTGCTTCGACCCGGACCTGAAGGGCTGGAACGGCATCGGCTTCGTCGTCCAAGCCTATGGCAAGCGCTGCCCCTATGTCATCGACTTCGTCGTCGATCTGGCCCGTCGCAGCGGCCATCGGCTGATGGTCCGTCTGGTGAAGGGCGCCTATTGGGACAGCGAGATCAAGCGCGCCCAGGTCGACGGGCTGGAGGATTTCCCGGTCTATACCCGCAAGCTGCACACCGACGTGTCCTATGCCGCCTGTGCCCGCCGGCTGCTGTCGGCGCCCGACGCGGTGTTCCCGCAGTTCGCCACCCACAACGCCCAGACGCTGGCGACCATCTACCAGATGGCCGCGCATCTGAACGGCGCGTTCAAGGTCGGCCAGTACGAGTTCCAGTGCCTGCACGGCATGGGCGAGCCGCTCTACAAGGAAGTGGTCGGCCCGCTGAAGCGGCCCTGCCGCGTCTATGCCCCGGTCGGTACGCACGAGACCCTGCTGGCCTATCTGGTCCGCCGCCTGCTGGAGAACGGCGCCAACAGCTCCTTCGTCAATCGCATCGCCGACAAGAGCGTGTCGATCGACGATCTGGTCGCCGACCCGGTGGCGCTGGCCCGCGCCGCCCTCCCGGTGGGCGAAAAGAACCCGCTGATCGCCCTGCCCAAGGATCTCTACGGTGCCGAGCGGGCGAACTCCGCCGGTCTCGACCTGTCGAACGAGACCACGCTGGCCGAGCTTTCCGCCGCGATGCGCGACAGCGCCACCGTCGCCTGGACCGCCGCCCCGCTGCTGGCGGATGGCGAGCGACAAGGCAAGAGCCAGCCGGTGCTGAACCCGGCCGACCACCGCGACGTCGTCGGCCACTGCATCGAGGCCGGCCCGGCCGACATCGCCGACGCCTTCCTGTTCGCCGAGGCCGCCGCCCCGGTCTGGGCCGCGACCCCGCCGGCCCAGCGCGCCGCCTGCCTGTTCCGCGCCGCCGACGCGATGCAGGCGCGGATGCCGACCCTGCTCGGCCTCATCATCCGCGAGGCCGGCAAGTCCACCGCCAACGCCATAGCCGAGGTGCGCGAGGCCATCGACTTCCTGCGCTATTACGCCGCCCGCGTCCGCGACGGCTTCGCCAACGACACCCACCGCCCGCTGGGGCCGGTGGTCTGCATCAGCCCGTGGAACTTCCCGCTCGCCATCTTCTCGGGCCAAGTCGCCGCGGCGCTGGCCGCCGGCAACCCGGTTCTGGCCAAGCCGGCGGAGGAAACTCCGCTGATCGCGGCGGAGGCCGTGCGCATCCTGCACGCCGCCGGCGTTCCCGCCGGTGCGGTCCAGCTTCTGCCCGGCGCGGGGGAGGTCGGCGCCGCCCTGGTCGGCCATGCCGGCACCCGTGCGGTGATGTTCACCGGCTCCACCGAGGTCGCCCGCCTGATCCAGCGCCAGCTGGCCGGGCGCCTGTCGCCGGACGGCGCGCCGATCCCGCTGATCGCCGAAACCGGCGGCCAGAACGCCATGATCGTCGACAGCTCAGCCCTGGCGGAGCAGGTGGTCGGCGACGTCATCGCCTCTGCCTTCGACAGTGCCGGCCAGCGCTGCTCGGCCCTGCGCATCCTCTGTCTGCAGGAGGATGTGGCCGACCGCACGCTGACCATGCTGAAGGGCGCGATGCGCGAGCTGCGCCTCGGCAGCCCCGACCGTCTCGCTATCGATGTCGGCCCGGTCATCACCGCCGAGGCGCGCGATGGCATCACCCGCCACATCGAGGCGATGCGGGCGAAGGGCCGCCGGGTGGAGTCGCTGCCGCTGCCGGCGGAGACCGCCAACGGCACCTTCGTCGCGCCGACGATCATCGAGATCGACACCATCGCCGACCTGGAGCGCGAGGTGTTCGGCCCGGTCCTGCATGTGCTTCGCTTCCGCCGCGACGATCTGGACCGGCTGGTCGACGCCATCAACGGCACCGGCTATGGCCTGACCTTCGGTCTGCACACCCGCATCGACGCCACAATCGACCGGGTGACCGGCCGGATCGAGGCGGGCAACCTGTACGTCAACCGCAACACCATCGGCGCGGTGGTCGGCGTACAGCCCTTCGGCGGCCACGGCCTGTCCGGCACCGGCCCGAAAGCCGGCGGCCCGCTGTACCTGTCCCGCCTGCTGTCCGTACGTCCGTCCCTTGAGTTGGGCATGCGCGGCAGCGACGCCGTACGTGCGCCGGCCCACGCCCTCGCCGACTGGCTGGCCGACCAGGGCAAGGCG
Coding sequences within:
- a CDS encoding glycosyltransferase family 87 protein; this translates as MDSKEFANAADGSLDGPLGNGGGAAVGVIGNHRFAAWMLSVAFLFVLSVDTLLGVVLRPFLDAGLDTTVWDVLLLILGLSPEHLPLDSWEPMMTAFTWLHENGQGNVYDAIFFTKHVKFQYPLTSLLVLEAMSAVGLLHLRIYALINLLMVVATAGGMALLMRELAERMGFDHTLRNGVSRLTLAALGAVATLCFFPIVKAFAVGQMQVWLNAAFVFATLFYVRDQRTLAGVMLGASTLIKPQMSLFLIWALLRREWGFAIGWAAVVIPGFAAASALYGFGPSLHYLDVLSFLGQHGESYYANQTLNGLLHRLLQNGPNLLLNTNGEAEWRGSAFPAYNALVHGATLVSGILFVLFGLLWRIRDGAGGGNGASNGSNRRLPIASFLVAGTCFTIGTPIAWIPHYGVLLPVCAYLLFVLIDLAARDRRRGLGKLLLLGIGFAIVGNDFFHPLNELADTPLNVLQSYLFFTALLLLHLLVTTADTPRAARQPSSAPPLPAG
- a CDS encoding zinc-dependent alcohol dehydrogenase — encoded protein: MRALVWHGANDIRCDTVPDPEIEHPRDAIVKVTTCAICGSDLHLHDNFMPGMEKGDIVGHEFMGEVVEVGSDAKSALKVGERVVVPFTIWCGECDQCKRGNYSVCERSNRNKALADKLFGHTTAGLFGYTHLTGGYAGGQAEYVRVPMADRTHIKVPSGLTDEQVLFLGDIFPTGWQAAAQCDIQPTDTVAIWGCGPVGQMTIRSAILLGAKQVIAIDRVPERLAMAKAGGAITINFEEESVVERLNELTGGKGPEKCIDAVGMEAHATATLDSMYDRAKQALMLESDRAHVLREMIYVCRPAGTLSIPGVYGGLIDKMPFGMAMNKGLTWRMGQTHVNRWTDDLLNRIQEGQIDPSFVITHTVPLDQGPEMYKTFRDKRDGCIKVVLKP
- a CDS encoding metal-dependent hydrolase: MASSHIIVGGATWFYLSSRYGMTFDAVAFGATILGALAPDIDHPKSTLGQMVKPLSTAISNIFGHRGVTHSALAIAGCLWVLHEHAAYQRLLIPFIVGYLTHLAGDLLTPAGLPLLWPIKRRRNFALPILKTGGFSEQLAVTLMAGWMISGLFANGWPEFPLQRPWRSVVAAAQTYLGESGMEKAAPPIPVRKPPETSRPKPLKG
- a CDS encoding hemerythrin domain-containing protein; amino-acid sequence: MARYSGAGYSHGDDTGWLSARGLAMMAGGAALALVASRLLPPVVAQLAGTARHAAGRDGIDALVDDHRHIQSLLVEMVQTPMDAPGRRTQLLLRLKRRLAAHAMAEEDVVYPLLHDQARKEEDAKHLYGEHAEMKMHLFDLEQTPKDDPRWLAVALDLKRIVDGHIRQEEEIDFPALRNSLDDGQTAIMSGGVAREKALIL
- a CDS encoding cyclase dehydrase, which gives rise to MAYYNRSSAGDNLARGLGWFSIGLGVAELMAGRTIARWMGMEDKTNLIRAYGVREITTGVGLLALGDPKPWIWGRIAGDAVDMATLAEGMRDNPRAGNAGIAFGAVLATTAVDIVCAQKLHQEEAHYRSLPVPDYSGRSGFPRPVSAMRGAASDAPIAEDMRTPKILQFQPATGQTGAS
- the putA gene encoding trifunctional transcriptional regulator/proline dehydrogenase/L-glutamate gamma-semialdehyde dehydrogenase, producing the protein MNQMIDPSAAPASEPSFSSKALSSGTGPFAAFAPVVRPASPLRQAITAAYRRPEPDCVAWLVDQAALPAEVTNAAAQTARSLIAALRAKPQGRGVEGLIHEYSLSSQEGVALMCLAEALLRIPDRATRDALIRDKIAGGDWRAHLGNSPSLFVNAATWGLLVTGKVTGVLGDGFGGEQALSSALTKLILRGGEPLIRRGVDMAMRMMGEQFVTGQTIDEALSNSRKMEAEGFRYSYDMLGEAATTAADADRYYADYETAIHAIGKASAGRGIYDGPGISIKLSALHPRYSRAQADRVMAELLPRVTKLARLARSYDIGLNIDAEEADRLELSLDLLEALCFDPDLKGWNGIGFVVQAYGKRCPYVIDFVVDLARRSGHRLMVRLVKGAYWDSEIKRAQVDGLEDFPVYTRKLHTDVSYAACARRLLSAPDAVFPQFATHNAQTLATIYQMAAHLNGAFKVGQYEFQCLHGMGEPLYKEVVGPLKRPCRVYAPVGTHETLLAYLVRRLLENGANSSFVNRIADKSVSIDDLVADPVALARAALPVGEKNPLIALPKDLYGAERANSAGLDLSNETTLAELSAAMRDSATVAWTAAPLLADGERQGKSQPVLNPADHRDVVGHCIEAGPADIADAFLFAEAAAPVWAATPPAQRAACLFRAADAMQARMPTLLGLIIREAGKSTANAIAEVREAIDFLRYYAARVRDGFANDTHRPLGPVVCISPWNFPLAIFSGQVAAALAAGNPVLAKPAEETPLIAAEAVRILHAAGVPAGAVQLLPGAGEVGAALVGHAGTRAVMFTGSTEVARLIQRQLAGRLSPDGAPIPLIAETGGQNAMIVDSSALAEQVVGDVIASAFDSAGQRCSALRILCLQEDVADRTLTMLKGAMRELRLGSPDRLAIDVGPVITAEARDGITRHIEAMRAKGRRVESLPLPAETANGTFVAPTIIEIDTIADLEREVFGPVLHVLRFRRDDLDRLVDAINGTGYGLTFGLHTRIDATIDRVTGRIEAGNLYVNRNTIGAVVGVQPFGGHGLSGTGPKAGGPLYLSRLLSVRPSLELGMRGSDAVRAPAHALADWLADQGKAEIATDVRSLAKRSPVGGSVELAGPVGEQNIYSLIPRGRILLLPQTEEGLYRLLGAALATGNEIVVDGDGGVTAGLKTLPAELSARVRVSANWTGFGPLAGALVEGDSARLLAANRRIAELPGPIVLTQGVPMGGEGVEIAWLMNERSVSTNTTAAGGNASLVAMS
- a CDS encoding DUF1003 domain-containing protein, with product MSAQRPPTYPPPQTAGLSAVLERNIQALQARRKREEVEATLQDRIADTVTRFTGSMRFVYLHLILFGGWILINLGWLPIVKPWDPSFVVLAMIASVEAIFLSTFVLISQNRMAAVSDKRADLDLQISLLAEHEVTKLVTLVSAIADHLGVETEVDAELDVIRQDVAPDAVLDEIEATQAKNKQE
- a CDS encoding nitrilase-related carbon-nitrogen hydrolase, whose amino-acid sequence is MHPADLFMSLWRQLQERRDEVRILAEALEADHDRAGRLANEAAERLRNGVRVLAEWAGSNLDRMLAAAQAIDAWFAPLASRYDIRSDHPLPAERLEARRRLNRDGRFNADAADGQLILRPGLFARAMNIRETAPPNALSPGADSEAFDPVDLFTNLLAVPPSLTIEAEREGDPKRRIAVEYRRIVAVSDQDPSDPAWTPIVGVVPLAEAEEDLAIHQFRRDGEDWYDPAPRELGRRAADAIAGLAQQGANFVLFPEASVHSDSLAAIRQALRAQAVDGPIRYALLGVKEEGEGRPRNRAILLDRCGRVVADQTKLHCWDLDSDQCRSYDLRDRNGRLLDCAREDIETGDRFTLFELPDLGRLAVAICEDLGRTEPSAWIASGMMVDWLVTPVMDSGLTTERWQAKEGGASSRAGYCRVIVANSMALSHRFNRYCRANGEEDKIIESCGVALLFQPRASQASAPRIACLTLPLADPAPGYACARWTPADWPALPDPEPEGSE